A single region of the Lysinibacillus sp. B2A1 genome encodes:
- a CDS encoding peptide ABC transporter permease has product MLQYTLRRLLGMIPLLLLISLVVFFLAKMMPGDPFGGEIDPSNTNPQYIEEMRDKLGYNDPIITQYGRWIANFIQGDFGKSTVYKKPAAEIIAQRIPNTIFLAVVSLFFTYIFAFIMGMYAGRKPYTLGDNLIATYNYLALAIPSFVAGIVAIYFFSFKLGWFPFNGSVGVGVMEGTFNYYISRLHHVLLPALILGLMGTASYTQFLRNDIIENSRKDFVRTARAKGTKESKIYNKHILRNSIIPIITYLGFDIATLISGAVITETIFTYPGIGALFLESVGRRDYAVMMSITMLLSFLTLFGNLVADLLYGVVDPRIRLD; this is encoded by the coding sequence ATGCTTCAATATACACTTCGAAGACTACTAGGCATGATCCCATTGTTACTCCTTATTTCGTTGGTGGTGTTCTTTTTAGCAAAAATGATGCCAGGTGATCCGTTTGGTGGAGAAATTGATCCATCTAATACGAATCCACAATACATCGAGGAAATGAGAGATAAGTTAGGCTATAATGATCCAATTATCACACAATACGGTAGATGGATTGCTAATTTTATACAAGGGGATTTTGGAAAATCAACAGTTTATAAAAAGCCAGCTGCAGAGATTATTGCCCAGCGAATACCTAATACCATATTTTTGGCAGTAGTATCATTATTTTTCACATATATTTTTGCTTTTATTATGGGGATGTATGCTGGACGAAAACCTTATACACTTGGGGATAATTTGATTGCGACCTATAATTACTTAGCTTTAGCGATTCCATCATTTGTTGCAGGAATTGTTGCTATTTACTTTTTTTCCTTTAAGCTAGGTTGGTTCCCTTTCAATGGCTCTGTAGGAGTAGGCGTAATGGAAGGAACCTTTAATTACTATATCAGCAGACTACATCATGTTTTATTACCTGCACTAATATTAGGATTGATGGGAACGGCATCCTATACACAATTTTTGCGCAATGACATTATTGAAAATAGTAGAAAAGATTTTGTAAGGACTGCAAGAGCAAAGGGTACAAAGGAATCAAAAATATATAATAAACATATTTTACGAAACTCGATCATTCCAATTATCACGTATCTTGGTTTTGATATTGCAACCTTAATTAGTGGAGCAGTCATAACAGAAACGATCTTTACTTACCCAGGTATAGGTGCACTATTCTTAGAATCTGTTGGAAGAAGAGATTATGCAGTCATGATGTCGATCACTATGTTACTTTCGTTTTTAACACTGTTTGGGAATTTAGTAGCAGATTTATTATATGGTGTGGTAGATCCGCGTATTAGACTAGATTAA